GGCTGAGCACGCTCAGTCAGTACCGAATCAGAGACACCTTCTGCTCCTACTCCGTCATGGAGCTTTGCACTAAAGGACTGGGTACTCAGACTGAGTTACTCAAGGTGAGgactacacatacacacacacacacacacacacacatattagaGCTGTGCAAATAATTGAAATTTTAATCGCAATAACTATTTCAGCTCCTTATGATcacaaaaaacagaataattgaGATTATTTGGCACATTACGTTTTGCAATATTAAGGTAAATTCATAGTTCTAggtgtttttactgttgatttgtttaacttttaagttcaataattgcaacatctttccaaaagtcaacgatcttgttaaaataattgtgattttagTATTGTCTGAGTGattctgacttttttccatAATGAAGCAGCcctagtgtgtgtttgtgtgtttgcgtgtgtgtgtgtgtgtgttttaggccCGTGGTGTGAGCCTGTCGTGTGTTCGGAGCTGTGTGGTGATAGCAGAGGAACGCCCTCGACTCGCCCTCTCACACTCCTTCTCCAAGCTGTTTAAGGACATCGGGCTGTCATCCAGAGCTGTCAGCACTGCTTTTGGTTCCAGGGTTAACCTGGCCATCTGCCTGCAGGTACACCAACCAACTAAACCCGGCTTcacataaaaatacagtacactAGAACCCGTGGGACCTGTATGTACCTGCTCCTTGTGTGTTACAGGGCACCACTGGTCCTGATCCCTGTACGGTTTATGTGGACATGAAGTCCCTCCGCCATGACAGGTAAGAACACATGGATCACTGTAACCAGGatgaaacaaacatttgaaaggTTTTTAGTGTCCCAAGCTGAGCATCTACATGTAAAGAGTATTATGGCAGGCctattgtatacagtatatggagtTTAGGTGTTAGCTAATATTAGAGATGGAGTGAAATGCAGATTGATTGTATATGCTGCTTATGTATATTCATTTTACAGAGTGAGGCTTGTGGAGAGAGGGGCCCCTCAGAGTCTTCCTCTAATGGAGTCTGGCAAGGTGAGATGCTACAGATGTAAAGATTGTGGTGCATGTTGACTGTGTATAGGACTCATTTTTTTCATCTACAGATACTGCCAGGTGTTCGGGTGATAATCGTAAATCCAGAGACCAGAGGCCCACTTGGCGATTCTCATCTAGGAGAGGTGagatgtatatactgtacaacatgACAGTAGgattaaaaagcctttttcctTCTGAAACCAAGCTGTGACCCAGTGTGTGCTTCTCTCTCTTAGATCTGGGTGAACAGCCCTCACAATGCCAGTGGCTACTACACCATCTATGGAGAGGAGAGTCTTCAGGCCAACCACTTCAACACCAAGCTCAGCTTTGGAGACCCACAGACCTTATGGGCCAGGACGGGATACTTGGGTTTTGTGAAAAGGACTGAGCTATTGGAAGCCAATGGAGGTAATTATACCCTGACAGAGCTAAAGTCTAGATGCAAAACAAAGTTGATTGGACTCAGTCTCACAATCAATTCAGTCAATGATAATGATGAGTTTATTGTGAGATAGAGTCTGAACACTTTTAAACAGTAAGCACACTTCTAGCCgcttaaatattttcttttgttttgtccgCATACTCttctgggtgttttattttgcctGTATTTGTGTTCACAGATCGACACGACGCTCTCTTTGTGGTGGGATCACTGGATGAGACCTTAGAGCTAAGAGGGCTGCGCTATCACCCAATTGACATTGAAACCTCAGTGTCCCGGGCTCACCGCAGTATCGCTGAGAGGTGAGAATGGTCTTGATGTACATACCTTCTAGACTACggctgggtaccgaattcaatacttttaaggCACTGaccgaattgcctctaaagtattgagtatcaaaaaatgcctcgtcattcaatacccaatttcaatacctaagtagtaaatctcatcagcgtctgtgagccaataagcatgcagcatggttctaccaagatctaacaatgctggtgattggctgtttaaCGTTCCCTGTCGTAGAGGCATGCAGAAAAAACTCTGTGTTACGCACAGAGGCGGTGCTCACGTAGTCGGACCTGAAAAATATTAGATTTGAGCTATAAtgtgtaattttgtaatttctttttgtttcataaaactGGCAATATCCACTTCTAAAATGCAATCCGCTCCTATGTCAAAAGAAAGCATATTGTGATACATACCTGTACATTTAATTACACTCTGAAGAAAGCTAAGCATATTTTGTAAAAGGCccaactattcctttaaacaaTTGCTTTTGGATTCTCGCTCCTCACAGTGCTGTGTTTACGTGGACCAACCTGCTGGTGGTAGTGTCAGAGCTGTGTGGTTCAGAGCAGGATGCGCTGGACCTGGTGCCTCTGATAACCAACGTGGTCCTGGAGGAGCACCATCTCATCGTGGGTGTGGTGGTTATTGTGGACCCTGGGGTTATACCCATCAACTCCAGGGGAGAAAAGCAGCGCATGCACCTTCGTGACTCTTTCCTCGCTGACCAGCTGGATCCCATCTATGTGGCTTACAATATGTAAAGGGGGTTGTGGTGGTCTGGTCTTATTCAGCCATAATTCACATCCGGGATAAGTCTGCACCATCATCGTAGGACTTCACGGCTTTGGCCGAGGGTGAAAAGGAGAGCATGAACTACATTGCTACCACTGCCACCCAGCCCTGTGTGACACCAGCATACAGTATCTTGGCCACTGCATGTCTGTGATTGGACCTGCCATGTTTGGAGTTCTCTACTGTGTTTCATTAATAGAATTTTGCAAATGGGACAGAAGCAACACATggtaaagggaaaaaaagcccactattgcatttttttttaggtaaagggcgaaaaaaaaaaatacaacaggaCCACTTTTGAATTTAATTATATGTTAATGTCTTTGTGAAAATCCACTGTCTTATTCTGTACCTACCACAAACCTCTTAAAGCAATTTCCCTTCTGTGTCTACACAGATTCCAAGAGCTACTAAACTTAGATCAACaacttgaaatattttttacatgcagCTTTgaaacaaacgcacacaaacgCATGCACTGAGCCCTCGTCATTTCTCACTGACATGGGTGAATAAAAGAGGGCAGATGAAAGCAAACCATTAAACACGTAGTCAGTCTTGGTCTGTGTGCATTAGTTTTTAGAAAGTTTATTTTGATCCATAATAATGAAGCCAAATAATTTCTCACAACTTTCCTGCCCTAATATATTCCCTGCCTTATTAAAAACTTCAGCCATACATTCCTATCTTAATTTTTTAATGAATCTGTCACAAATAGCTGTTTTAATGTCCTTTGGGGTTTGACAAGTAATGGAAATCCTGACAGTTATCcaaagggataaaaaaagaggaaagaggcCATATTCTGTACTGTACCTATAAAGGCCTGTTGTATTTTAGATACTGTACGTTACTGTAtagatattttaaattgtataaatGTACAAATGCTTGACTAGTCACTCTCAGTTGATGGTTTATGGAACGTTAACCCAGCTGAGGGATGATAATTGTAGCAGAGAGAGGATTGTAAATAAgatttaacagttttgacagtACTTTTGAAATGGAATATTAGTTGTAAAATGGAGCGTTAAGataattaacattaaagcattgtTATTCAGGATAAATATAACATTGCACTTTCTCAAAAATTGTCTATTTTATTATAACAATAAGGCATTATAATTAATGTTTCAGGAGCATATATTATTCTGATGATTATTGCTTGAGGAGTTTTGAGAGTTTAATGGGAGGGCTGTCACTGTTAAAGCCAGGGAACTTTCTTGTTGGCCattgaaaaaaggaagaagaagaagaaaaaactggcTGTTTTCAGGCTACCAGGTTATTTggtaaaaacaattttttttttttttaattaggccCACAACTGTTCATCCAATATCCTTTGCCATTGTACTTTGCATTGCTAAACAGCCATACCCCTCTAGTTTTGTATTGCATAATAGAGCaagtgtttgagtgtttgagCGTTTGGCCCTTTCCTTTTCATCTTCACACTCAAAGTTCATTCaaactgtgttttgtctttgtgcaATTTTGTAGAGAGTTACTTTGTATTCCAACAGGATTGTTGTTGGTACTTTAAATCTGTAGTCAATGGAGGCAAGTCATCTTGTATCTGGATTAATTTATGTGTTCAGTCACTGGATTTAAAAGCACTTGTAAATGCAGTTGCAAAGCTGAGCCACATCTGAAACATCCTTAAACGGCAAGTAAAGTAATTGTataaaaaagggtaaaaagaaaaatatatatatttgcatcAAGATGTTTTTTGCAATGTCTATTTGGTTTCCTGTAATCTTGTGCTTTCCTTGTGCTCCTTGCCATTATTTATAGGCTCTTTGTACTGGATTTTACTGTACTTCAGTGATGAACACTTGATGtcaacatgtaaatagtttttcattattatttttggacTTTTACAATTGTGTCATTATAACATTCAACCAAGCCAAACAATATTAGAAAGATGTTAAATCATTAAGGTAAACAGGAACATGATCCATTAAATTACAGCACTTTGCACTGGTGGTACTTACGGTAGGTGTCTACTATTAGGTAGGTAAGTGTCTACGCCTATTTCATGTACATTAAACATGTTAGTAATTTTAGAAAGATAATGCTTGACATTTGCTTTTGCCCAGTATAAGTCCACCAAGAGAAAACACTAATAGCACTTCATCTTAGCTTTAACATTGCATACTTCATTTTGCATTAGAATGTTTGCATGACTCAGCCAAGCACGAGAAAACGTCCGCTTGAGGCAGAAGTGGAGGAGATGTGTATGAAATTGTATATTCAGGGAACAAAACTCATAACACAGGGATGGACCAGATGGTCCCTTGGTGCAATCTGTGAGTAATACCCATAAAATGTAGACTTctttgtcaaaacaaatcttGTGATTAAGGcagatttaatgtttaaaaagaggGGTTACTGACAACCAGTGTCCATCAACCATTTACCTGCTTCACTGGGAAGTCTACAAGGGCTTCCTTTGGtttctgctctttttctctATCAGAGTTCTTACACACTATGCAATCCCAATGACAGTGCAATTTAATTGCAATGCTTGCACAGTCTAGTGAAATAAACATAATgcttaaacattttataataactAAGAGCAGAGGACTGATTTATCCAGTAGTGACTGTATTAATCTCTCTTAAGTTGTTCTATCAATATTTTGTGTATGCACTCTTggtatgttgtattttaattattttgttaattctGAACTGCTCTGTGAGAGCATGATCCACTGATGAATCTTTAATGTTAGGGAGGTGTTTTAACTCACATAGTTAAGAAATCAAGGTGGTACACCCCTTCCCATTTCTCTCacttattttctattttggtTTGTTGTACGGTGTTTTATACTTTATGTAAGGTTATACAGAATAAACAAAGGCATCTAATCATTTCATATGTCCTGGTATATTCATGAGTTTTGTAATGATGTAACAGGGATTTAAATCAAACTTAAAGAATAGACTCTATTATTGCATCCATGTTTGAGAATTTATCATAATGGACATAAAGGATATTTTTGGTCATTAAACCTCTACGAATGGCTTGCTGAAAAGGCCAACAGTCTGTGAAATAACTTCATTTTGAAGTAAAGGGAGGAAGCCCAATTTCAGAgttccaaatgtttttaaagtctcAGCAAATGAATTTTCATACTATGCAGAAATTAatagaaaaccaacagctaCCTGCAAGGTGGGAAACATGAATCTCAAGACACAAGAGGGGCACAATCCCTGAACCAAGACTCAGTGGAAGCACTATCTCAATGTGAAAATACTGCAGGTAAAAGGATGCATACTTTTAATTACATAGAAGTGTTGTCAGTAAATGTAGGTCTACTTATAGTattaaagtacaagtatttGCTTTTGCAGAATGGCCCCCATCAGAGTGTTATTGGacttttgttcttttgcttGTGCCAGTTGCTCAAACTGTTTTCACCAATCACAAGGCCTAAAGAAACTATTACGTAATGCGTCTTTGCCGAACGGCACCGCCCATTtcctttgggaaaaaaaagtggtctgctatttttttttagctgacaTCTTTGTATTTTTAGCTGTTAGCCATTGCTGCGAAGTAACTTTTCAAGGTATTTCTTGTGTCAAAGTATACACACGAATTGCACGAAGTCCACGCTGTGAACAAGAACAGTTACGCGGCCCTTGAAAAGGTAAATTTTGGCTGGCTGAGCGGTAGTTTTGTGCTCGTCTGGCTGTCTGCTCCGCTGTGACAGTAATGGCGGCTGTTGCTTCGTCAACTCCTCGCCGTTCTACGAAAAGGGAAGGTGTAGTTAGCTTAATGGCTCCCCGTATCGCTGACGTCTATTGACGCGATAACTTGCGTGCCAGTGACAGAGTTACACATATTTGCTCATTGGGACAAAAGCTCATCCATCCTGGGAACCAGAGTAACAAAACTTGCCCCGCGTGTAGCTctaaaactgttgtttttaaccgTTTAAACTGCTTAACGTCCGTTTAACTGAACGTTAGCTACCATTAACTAGCAACGGTAACGTTGGTGAGGTCGAACATTCTAGCAGTAATTACAGACAGGATAACTTTAGATAGAGTTCGgctttagctaacgttagaagTTTGCTTAGTATTAAGTCGCCCACTTAAAcctaaaacatttgcatttaaatcatTAAGGTAACAAGTTAACAGAGTTGACTGTTGGGCCTAGCTATGTTCCCTAACTCCATGTTAACGATAGTTGCATTGGCTAACACGCTTGTCGCCTAAGaggaagtgtttttttagttcGCTTAACCTCCCCTGTTTAAACTTAAGAAACGGTTAGCCAAGTATGAAACTGTGGTTTAATATCGCTTTGAGCACATTTTTCGGCAAGAGTTATTTTACAAATAGGGAACAGCGGAGTACAGCATACAGACTGACACCCCGCCACAGACAATTGTTGTTACATTAGCGTCATTGTAAAACagtaatattgatttatttgttccCAGTTACTATGGAAGAAGTACAGCAGGGCAGCAATGGCACTGAGTTACAGACTGCCACCATCACACCCTCTCAGTTCTCACAGATAGCCCAACAGGTAAATAATAGATCCCTTTCAAAATACCATTAAAAGCTCATattactgacattttatattGCCACCTTAACTTTCGCACGGCTAATACCATTAGCTAGTTTGCTTTGTTAATGAATGGCTTGCTGAAAGCAcactaaaatgttttaagaTTGGTATAGATCAATGTGTAAAATGgatccattcattttgaattggAATTGAAACCATATCTTAAAATGGCATTGTATAAAGTAATTGACACAATTTGAAGTTATCATAGTGCTAATTTTTACTATCTATTGTAAATGAAGTCTGACAAAACTACTTATTTGCACAGTCTGTCTTTTGTAATACAGGTAGCATAAATCCTCACAATGGTGTAGGTCACTTTCTTACATAGGCTATGGAGCCAACTATAAATCCACctttagaataataatctgagtttGCCAGTGGCAAAAAACGCACTTTTAGTGTACGGAATTGAGGATGAACATTTGTCCTATATGATTATATTACATCTTGGTTTGCGGCTGCCGGTTACAGCGTTTTCACTCAAAACGGGACcagtttcaaagatttttgttcaaATTAATCAGTTAGACACCAATGTATGGGAAAATAGGGGGGGGAACGAAATTACCCTAAACTGTGAATGAGGGTAAATAACCACATACTTGGCCCAATATGTTCTTTTAGGCTAGatataaaattataaagttGATTTTGAATGATCAGTTCGCCCAAATTACACATTTCCCATAGATACCTTGATGATATCTAgtcatgcagatagttttggttttatgagATATTCATATCAAAGATTTCAgcccacacaaaaaaatcttaacttttttctttgcaaaaacaGTGGGTTGGTTACTCAAGATAACTGACAGTTTTCATACAGACTATTGCTTAAGTAGAACATAGATCTTGTGGAAAACAATTCACGGTGAGGTCTAATCCACACTACCAAGGGCGACTCTTAGGAACATGAGCGAAATTCCATCCACCTTCATTTTATCATGAGGGTGGCAGAGGTCAGTGGGAGAAATCTCAATTTTAAGCACATAAAACCAAAACCGTCTCCATGGCTTGATGCTAAAACGTGTTTTGTGCAATTTGGTTTAATATGTTAGTTATGACCCTGTTAGCAATTCTTTTGATACGCATGTCTTAATGAGCATCAGAACTTTTTGGGCCTTTGCTATGATAAATATGTTGTTTGTGAatataaaattgtttttgtagatGTCACTGGGTGGTGGCTCTGTGGCAGTTTTACAGCTGCCAGGGGGTCAGTTTCAGGTTCAAGGAGTGATCCAGTCTGCACAGTCATCAGTCATTCAGTCCCCTCAGATGCAGAATGCACAGGTGAGAATCGGGTTTTCTCGACACTGTAATCATTGTTTCTAAATGACAGCctatgttaaattattttttctttagttaaTTTTACAAACTGTCAATATGCCCTTTTATACTATTACTCATTGTCCACCTCCCTCTTTCTAGGCCCTGGATTCAGATAGTGACGATTCACAAGACTCATCAGACAGCGGAGCTGCATCCCATAAGACCAGGGAAATACTGGCGAGACGGCCTTCAtacaggtaaaaaaacaacacgaGCAAAGCCCAATACCCAAACAGTCCTGTGAGATGAAAATGTGACCCTTCTTATCTCAACTTGTAGAAAAATCCTAAATGAACTATCATCTGAGGAAGTGACACACATTGAGGGAAAGGATAACAGCCTGGTATCCACAGGAGTGACTGGAGTTACAGTACCCAGCACCCAAATCTACCAGACCAGCACTGGCCAGTACAGTAAGAACTTCTCccttcaataataataataacaaaatgtatctctgcaaaagaaaatttaggataattacaattatttaatatCACTGTATGCTTTCATGTTAGTATGCTTACCAGACAGAGCTGTTCTTGTAAGATAATGGGTCAAGTTTTTttactggtttaaaaaaaaagagtgctctgcagtaggcctgcacgattaatcgttataaaatcgcaatgctctcccttctcttcatggaagcctctatgtttacggacttgtggtgatgtgcattggcctataggtgccaaaacaaatctttttggtgcgttgttttgttttgtcatggtttatgtgtgcaataaacattacactttgtgagataagaatcatggcagagaatcatgatatcaattctaagctaataaatcgtgattcatagtttcccccgaatcgtgcaggcatACTCTGCAGTATCTAGAATGTCAGCCTAGCCAGCTCAATTGGGATCTTTACAATTCTGATGCCATCTGTGTGATTATCTAGTTACCATAGCAGCTAATGGCACAATCCAGCTGGCAACTTCAGGGTCCGAAGCCATTCAGGGGCTACAGGCTGTCACCATGGCCAACTCTGGCGGAGCCCAGCAGAACACCACCATCCTCCAGTATGCACAGACATCTGACGGTCAGCAGATACTGGTGCCTAGCAACCAAGTTGTTGTACAAGGTGAGCAAAACATGGGATATTCAAATAGAATACATTCAGACAGACAATAGCACATACATTGCAGTTGTAAAATCGTGCAGTATCATACATTATGTCTAGTCTTTGTGCCTTTTTATAAGCCTTTGAATTGGACTTCATACTTTACACGgctaaaaacaaatgacacattaCTGTCTAAACTTAACAAGTGAGATCTCTCAAGTGGTGCTTGCTGTGTGGCAGAGCTGTCGTCACCCCTCCTTCATCTTTTGACAGGTGCAGGTGGAGAGGTGCAAACATACCAAATCCGCACTGCGCCCACATCCAGCTCCATGCCTCAAACTGTAGTTATGACCTCTCCTATGGGAATATCTCAGGGCAAGAGTGATGACCCAACAATGAAGCGGGAAATAAGGCTTGCAAAAAACAGGTAAGTCTACAGTGTATTTCTGGGTTTTTACAGAAAAGTAGACgtcagaaaaatgtcaaatctccCAGACATTCTGGACAAAGATGGTCAAACAGTATTTGTCTACATTGAAACTATCCACggcaaataaaataataaaatcaacatagaCGGATACGCTAAAAGTGTCTCGACTAATTGATGCTCTCATTACTGTAGTAATGGATGTAACAGTAGAAACAAACTGGGCATGGGGACAGAAAAGGCTTTGTGAGGATGCAGTAGTGCCATTACTGGAGTTACTTAAAGCCTAAAAACAGCAAAACGTTTACTAATTAATATTATCTTGTAGTACATTTCTTGCTTGCACTTACTTCCCTCTTACGGCTGTAGCTTTGATATATGTAATTTTATGTTAAAGTAGTGACAGCGCTGTACATTGTGATGCACTGTGTGCGTTCATTGCATAATCTTTTAGTTGGACtaacacatttttgtccctCTTGTAGAGAGGCAGCCCGGGAATGTCGAcggaagaaaaaggaatatgtTAAATGCCTCGAAAACCGTGTAGCGGTtctggaaaaccaaaacaagaccCTGATTGAAGAACTCAAAACATTAAAGGacctttattgtgttaaaacAGGATAACCTGTTTGACTAGAAGTTGGGGATTGGGACATAATGTGGGAGCAGCACAGCTCAGCCATTTGGACATAAACAGGGTTTCTGGGAACACTTCATTTCAGGCTGAGATTCTCCagtttttttactctgtttgATATAAAAGTGACTTGTAATGGCAGTATGGTATACTGGACTAACAAAAATGAATTGGCCATTTTAccacctgctgtttttttttttttttttttaatttgctaaTGCTATAACATTTAtagttgtgtacatttttaatacTGGGAGGTTTGAAATTGTGAGCTTTAACTTTGAGTCTCAGTTTGTCAATGTAtccctttccctttttcttatctttttaaagatgttgctgttggaattttatttattctaacaGCATTAGCAGAATTGTGACTGTACAAATAACCACACAGACATAATTCCTGTTTATATTGTGAACCAGCAATTCCCCTCATGTCCCTATAAGGAGATGTTACAATTGTCATTCCTTGTTTTATTGAGTGTGGTCTGTTTGGTTGTTTCTTAACAGTTACTTAGACAATCAGGGAAAAAAGCACAGTGTCCAGGTAATATTTATTATGTACATCTTGGGAGGGGTGGGGAAGAAGAACAAACAGTGTATGGAATGTTGCCTATtctgtaagtaaataaatatattttcattcaaTAAATGCAGTGTGGAAAGTTGTTTTaagtgaaatggaaaatgtgcAGATTGATTGTGTTTGGTCATTTGAAACCTGCAGACTCAACTTGGACCAATGTAATTATTGGACCAATGAAAATGTTAGTACATGAGGTGtgttaacagcaaaaaaaaatattctcaatttacagtgaaaatattATACATGTTTCTGAAGCTCAAAAGAGGCACACCAAAGTCTGCCCATTCCCCCCTGCATTCATTTAATGGAATATCCCATGATATGTGGTCTTATCATTAGAGTAACCTCAGGAGCCTGAATATGTCTTAAGTGAAGTTCAGAAAAGCCAGCTGCCTCTAGATCTTTCCATGTTGCTCTGGTAACCATGCATCCATCTCCAAGATAGTACCACAGAGGCTCAAACACATGCTGAAAGAAGTGTGTCCAGGTGGAGGGATCTGAGACAACATGCTCCAAAAAGTAGAAGGCGCCACCCTGAAGGAAAGCCAACAGAAAGAGTTTCTCAAATTCAAATCAGATTATATATCTTTGCAACTGTCGTGCCTGTGATTTGCTTCCTGGCTGTTGTCGGGACTGTGAAGCAGAAAGACAAGCAGATTTATGGGGATTCAGACATGAACAATAGATGTGAATTGACCATTCTGACTGTGATGATCATTcaaatgtattacagtaaaaacGAACATTGGGCAGCCTGTCGTTGGaatgtgtttaatgtaaaaaaaataggagAGTTAATAAACATATGCAAATATCTCCAACAGCATTTGAAGGCAGCATACGGAGACTCACTGTTTTGAGGATGCGTCGGACCTCCTGCAACACCCGCTGCACGTCGCTGACAGAACAGAGAACCAAGGTGCAGACAACAACATCCAATGACTCATCCTTTACCTCCTCCATGTCCTCCCCACAGGTAACTATAAACGTGTCATAAGTCAAATGCTTGTTTGCGTCCATGCTCATCTGCAGGTACTTCTCGAAGTGTGGGTTGGGGTCGGTGCAGATCACTGTGCAGCCGTGGGGGTAAAACTTGAAGTTTGCCCCGCTGCCACAGCCTATCTCCAGCAGGCGAAGAGAACCGTCGGTGTTTGCAAATGTACCCAAGTTTCGGAAAAGGTCCCTCTTCGTTTCGTGCATTTTGTCGTTATATGAAAATGTTATATTGTAGGCCAGCAAGGGAAACACGCGTTTGTACACACCGTACAGGCCTGTGAACTTCATGACGTGTAAGGGTAAagtcaacaaaaaacagagcagtCTGCATAATTTCATgagacaagacatttttttctgagataAGCAACGCCTTGCTGGGAGCATCTTAAGACAGGTACTTTACAAGATCAAAAGATTACACTAATACCTGAGAGACAACGTCTGTGTTCACTTTCACAACACGGTGGCGCAAATACACAAGTGTGCATGAGTGGCAAATGTGAGAAAAGTCCTTGTTCCTCCAAATCTTTGGCTTTCCTGTCTATATTATACAATACTCgtttaataagaaaacaatagtCATGCAGCAGAATTAAACACGTTTATCACCAACATtaagacaaaacacaatcaGCTCAATAACAGCTAAAAAGATCAtgtcaataaaacaaatccagGCAGCAGCACATATAAACACTAACGGCAGAAATTCTCTATGGCactattctatttattttttagcaaagACTTGGAGATGGGAAATGACGAACAGAAGATTACAATTTTTTCACTTAAACTGCACACAGAGTGAGTATTGTGTGCTGTCTACGTAATGGTTTTAATCA
The Etheostoma cragini isolate CJK2018 chromosome 4, CSU_Ecrag_1.0, whole genome shotgun sequence genome window above contains:
- the atf1 gene encoding cyclic AMP-dependent transcription factor ATF-1 isoform X1, translated to MEEVQQGSNGTELQTATITPSQFSQIAQQMSLGGGSVAVLQLPGGQFQVQGVIQSAQSSVIQSPQMQNAQALDSDSDDSQDSSDSGAASHKTREILARRPSYRKILNELSSEEVTHIEGKDNSLVSTGVTGVTVPSTQIYQTSTGQYITIAANGTIQLATSGSEAIQGLQAVTMANSGGAQQNTTILQYAQTSDGQQILVPSNQVVVQGAGGEVQTYQIRTAPTSSSMPQTVVMTSPMGISQGKSDDPTMKREIRLAKNREAARECRRKKKEYVKCLENRVAVLENQNKTLIEELKTLKDLYCVKTG
- the atf1 gene encoding cyclic AMP-dependent transcription factor ATF-1 isoform X2, with translation MSLGGGSVAVLQLPGGQFQVQGVIQSAQSSVIQSPQMQNAQALDSDSDDSQDSSDSGAASHKTREILARRPSYRKILNELSSEEVTHIEGKDNSLVSTGVTGVTVPSTQIYQTSTGQYITIAANGTIQLATSGSEAIQGLQAVTMANSGGAQQNTTILQYAQTSDGQQILVPSNQVVVQGAGGEVQTYQIRTAPTSSSMPQTVVMTSPMGISQGKSDDPTMKREIRLAKNREAARECRRKKKEYVKCLENRVAVLENQNKTLIEELKTLKDLYCVKTG
- the LOC117944128 gene encoding methyltransferase-like protein 7A codes for the protein MLPARRCLSQKKMSCLMKLCRLLCFLLTLPLHVMKFTGLYGVYKRVFPLLAYNITFSYNDKMHETKRDLFRNLGTFANTDGSLRLLEIGCGSGANFKFYPHGCTVICTDPNPHFEKYLQMSMDANKHLTYDTFIVTCGEDMEEVKDESLDVVVCTLVLCSVSDVQRVLQEVRRILKTGGAFYFLEHVVSDPSTWTHFFQHVFEPLWYYLGDGCMVTRATWKDLEAAGFSELHLRHIQAPEVTLMIRPHIMGYSIK